Proteins from a single region of Chryseobacterium sp. W4I1:
- a CDS encoding NAD(P)/FAD-dependent oxidoreductase — MRKKIAVIGSGFSGLSAAAYASKDGHEVHVFEKNSTAGGRARNFRTQNGYTFDMGPSWYWMPDIIEAFFEDFGKKSSDFYELVSLDPQFEMVFSQDKMKIPHHYDELKSLFEKKEPGAGKKLDEFMADAQYKYEVGMKDFVTKPCHSWLEFVSPKIARSALQLDLLTNFQKFVRKYFKHPELITLMEFPVIFLGAAPKDIPALYSLMNYGGYKLGTWYPMGGFSKIIDAMTAIASEYGVQFHFNASVEKITVKDKMASSLLVNGEQIKFDSIIASSDYHHTEAQLLSEEYRNYKESYWQTRTFAPSCLIFYLGFKEKIANLKHHTLFFENDLDLHTTEIYEDKKWPTKPLFYACSPSKTDPEVAPENCENLFLLMPVAVGIEDSETEREKYFHEMIARLEKHTGAANLLSKIDYKKSYCIKDFKEDYNAYKGNAYGLANTLSQTAVLKPSLRNKKVKNLFYTGQLTVPGPGVPPSIISGKIAAFEATKNA, encoded by the coding sequence ATGCGAAAAAAAATTGCGGTTATAGGATCGGGTTTTTCAGGGCTTTCTGCAGCAGCTTATGCTTCAAAAGACGGGCATGAAGTTCATGTTTTTGAAAAAAACAGCACAGCAGGAGGAAGGGCTAGAAATTTCAGAACACAAAACGGCTATACCTTTGATATGGGTCCAAGTTGGTATTGGATGCCTGACATTATAGAAGCATTTTTTGAGGATTTTGGTAAAAAATCTTCAGATTTCTATGAATTGGTTTCCCTTGATCCGCAATTTGAAATGGTTTTTTCACAAGATAAAATGAAAATACCCCATCATTATGATGAATTAAAAAGTCTGTTTGAAAAAAAAGAACCTGGAGCGGGAAAAAAGCTGGACGAGTTCATGGCAGATGCACAGTATAAATATGAAGTGGGAATGAAAGATTTTGTCACCAAACCCTGTCATTCATGGTTGGAATTTGTTTCCCCTAAAATTGCCAGAAGTGCTTTACAGCTGGATCTTCTTACCAATTTCCAGAAATTTGTCAGGAAATATTTTAAGCATCCTGAACTCATTACGCTAATGGAGTTTCCGGTAATTTTTTTAGGTGCGGCACCCAAAGATATTCCTGCATTATACAGCCTGATGAATTATGGAGGTTACAAATTGGGAACCTGGTATCCAATGGGAGGTTTCTCAAAAATAATTGACGCAATGACAGCGATTGCTTCAGAATACGGAGTTCAGTTTCATTTCAATGCCAGTGTAGAAAAGATTACGGTGAAAGATAAAATGGCCTCTTCATTACTTGTTAATGGCGAGCAAATCAAATTTGATTCCATTATTGCCTCATCAGATTATCACCATACAGAAGCCCAGTTGTTATCTGAAGAATATAGAAATTATAAAGAATCTTACTGGCAGACTCGAACTTTTGCTCCTTCCTGCCTGATTTTTTATCTGGGCTTTAAAGAAAAAATTGCCAATCTCAAGCATCACACCCTGTTTTTTGAAAATGATCTGGATCTTCATACAACCGAAATCTATGAAGATAAAAAATGGCCCACAAAACCGCTGTTTTATGCCTGCTCGCCTTCAAAAACAGATCCGGAAGTAGCTCCTGAAAACTGTGAAAATCTCTTCCTTCTTATGCCCGTTGCTGTCGGAATTGAAGATTCAGAAACAGAAAGAGAAAAATATTTTCATGAAATGATTGCCAGACTTGAAAAACATACAGGTGCTGCCAACCTTTTATCCAAAATAGATTACAAAAAAAGCTATTGCATAAAGGACTTTAAGGAAGATTATAATGCTTATAAAGGAAATGCTTACGGGCTTGCCAATACTTTATCACAGACCGCTGTACTAAAACCATCCCTCAGAAATAAAAAAGTGAAAAATCTTTTTTATACAGGACAGCTTACGGTTCCGGGACCCGGTGTTCCTCCATCCATTATTTCCGGAAAAATTGCTGCCTTTGAAGCCACCAAAAATGCTTAA
- a CDS encoding SRPBCC family protein produces the protein MVHRLFREQQLNCDIQTAWKFFSSANNLSKITPKDMKFVVLTKTEDDEIYKGMIIDYHVSPLLGIKLDWTTEIKQVSFQKSFTDFQKKGPYKLWNHFHEFIANDQGVLMKDTVHYELPLGFLGELAHILFVRKKIEHIFGYRYKILEEMFNKK, from the coding sequence ATGGTACATAGACTTTTCAGAGAACAGCAATTGAATTGCGATATTCAGACCGCATGGAAGTTTTTTTCTTCTGCGAATAATCTTTCGAAGATTACTCCGAAAGACATGAAATTTGTGGTCCTCACCAAAACAGAAGATGATGAAATTTATAAAGGAATGATCATCGATTATCATGTTTCACCCTTGTTGGGAATCAAGCTGGACTGGACAACAGAAATTAAGCAGGTTTCTTTCCAGAAAAGTTTTACAGATTTTCAAAAGAAAGGACCTTACAAACTCTGGAATCATTTCCATGAATTTATTGCTAACGATCAGGGTGTGCTGATGAAAGATACGGTACATTATGAGCTTCCGCTTGGGTTTTTGGGAGAATTGGCACATATTCTTTTTGTCAGAAAAAAGATTGAGCATATTTTCGGATACCGGTACAAAATTTTAGAAGAAATGTTTAATAAAAAATAG
- a CDS encoding sterol desaturase family protein, producing the protein MNFLIVVLTFFIMEGMTWLIHKYIMHGFLWALHRDHHDHSNEGHVEKNDYFFLIFAVPTIALMYYGTVNDYNIYFYIALGIAIYGMAYFFVHDIFIHQRIKFLRDTQNPYLLAIRRAHKQHHKHTGKEKGECFGFLWVPVKYFKMYFNKHKA; encoded by the coding sequence ATGAATTTTCTTATTGTAGTACTTACATTTTTCATCATGGAAGGGATGACATGGCTGATTCATAAATATATCATGCACGGCTTTTTATGGGCCCTCCACAGGGATCATCACGATCACAGTAATGAAGGGCATGTAGAAAAAAATGATTATTTCTTCCTGATTTTTGCTGTGCCTACTATTGCGCTGATGTATTACGGAACCGTCAATGATTATAACATCTATTTTTACATTGCTTTAGGAATTGCCATCTATGGTATGGCTTATTTTTTTGTCCATGATATTTTTATTCATCAGAGGATAAAGTTTTTACGGGATACCCAAAATCCTTATTTACTGGCGATAAGACGTGCTCATAAACAGCATCATAAACATACAGGAAAAGAAAAAGGAGAGTGTTTTGGGTTTTTATGGGTGCCTGTGAAATATTTTAAAATGTATTTTAACAAGCATAAAGCCTAA
- a CDS encoding phytoene/squalene synthase family protein, with protein MKKLFDDLSYRVSKETTRQYSTSFSLGILALSPKIRNPIYAVYGYVRLADEIVDSFHGYDKDKLLRRFREETFQALEDKISLNPILQAFQDTVHQFKIDLNLITRFLKSMEMDLHKIDYNSELYNEYILGSAEVVGLMCLQIFVEGNPAEFERLKPFAMKLGSAFQKVNFLRDMKDDYQILGRSYFPDVDISMFDNKIKAAIEKDIDEEFKEALFGIKKLPSSSRFGVYLAYRYYISLFRKIKRTSAHTIINQRIRISNSKKISLMMSSYLQYKTSFL; from the coding sequence ATGAAAAAGTTATTTGACGATTTATCGTACCGTGTAAGTAAAGAAACAACCAGACAATACAGTACCAGCTTCTCTTTAGGGATTCTGGCTTTGTCCCCTAAAATCAGAAATCCAATTTACGCTGTTTATGGATATGTGCGGCTAGCAGATGAAATTGTGGACAGCTTTCATGGGTATGATAAGGATAAATTGCTAAGGAGATTCAGGGAAGAGACATTTCAGGCGCTGGAAGACAAAATATCTTTAAACCCTATTTTACAGGCTTTTCAGGACACGGTTCACCAGTTTAAAATTGACCTGAATTTAATCACCAGATTTTTAAAAAGTATGGAAATGGATCTTCACAAAATAGATTATAATTCTGAACTTTATAATGAATATATTCTGGGATCTGCAGAAGTGGTGGGGTTGATGTGTCTCCAAATTTTTGTGGAAGGAAATCCTGCTGAATTTGAACGCTTAAAGCCATTTGCCATGAAGCTGGGATCTGCTTTTCAAAAAGTCAACTTTTTAAGGGATATGAAGGATGATTACCAGATTTTAGGGCGAAGTTATTTTCCGGATGTGGATATTTCCATGTTTGATAACAAAATAAAAGCAGCTATTGAAAAAGATATTGATGAAGAATTCAAAGAAGCATTGTTCGGTATTAAAAAGCTTCCAAGCTCTTCACGGTTTGGCGTATATCTGGCATACCGGTATTATATTTCACTCTTCAGAAAAATAAAAAGGACTTCTGCCCATACCATCATCAATCAAAGGATAAGAATCTCCAACAGCAAAAAGATTTCGTTAATGATGAGCAGCTATCTTCAATATAAAACTTCATTCCTGTAA